A genome region from Chloroflexota bacterium includes the following:
- a CDS encoding 50S ribosomal protein L25 — translation MEEIVLQAELRTVTGKTVKQLRRAGYVPAVVYGHRTQPVSLQVPERALRQVLREAGTNRLITLNVAGLEEPKRVLVRELQRDVISRAMLHVDFYEVVMTERITADLPIVLVGESPLVKSGQGLLFQGLDTIEIECLPGDLPPHIEVNLADLTAIDQAILVRDLKLSEAIEVLTDPDEVVVKILPPEEEEIEEVAAAAEMPEVEVVGKKEKAKPEAGEETSSKEKE, via the coding sequence ATGGAAGAAATTGTGTTACAAGCAGAATTACGCACTGTCACTGGCAAGACAGTCAAACAATTGCGGCGAGCAGGATATGTGCCGGCCGTGGTGTACGGTCACCGCACGCAACCAGTCAGCCTGCAAGTGCCAGAACGCGCATTACGCCAGGTGCTGAGGGAAGCGGGCACCAACCGCTTGATCACTCTCAACGTAGCAGGACTGGAAGAGCCGAAGCGCGTCCTTGTACGTGAATTACAGCGCGATGTCATTAGCCGTGCTATGCTGCATGTAGACTTTTACGAGGTAGTGATGACCGAGAGAATCACTGCCGATCTGCCCATCGTCCTAGTTGGAGAATCGCCGTTAGTGAAAAGCGGCCAAGGGCTTCTATTCCAGGGTTTGGATACCATTGAGATTGAGTGTCTGCCTGGTGATTTGCCTCCACACATAGAGGTTAACCTGGCGGATTTGACCGCTATTGACCAGGCTATCCTGGTCCGAGATCTCAAACTAAGCGAGGCTATCGAGGTATTGACCGACCCAGATGAAGTGGTGGTCAAGATTCTGCCGCCAGAGGAAGAGGAAATAGAGGAAGTGGCAGCCGCAGCAGAGATGCCCGAGGTAGAGGTAGTGGGCAAGAAGGAAAAGGCCAAACCAGAAGCAGGCGAAGAGACCTCTTCCAAAGAGAAAGAATGA
- a CDS encoding O-antigen ligase family protein — MQRGVLQETLPALQECAGDQYGVNVALEQYASEEDLQRVLRLIQEGGFHWIRQHFPWAEIEPLPGEYHWEIWDRIVGAANKLGLEIIAVLDTTPAWARAPIDRDNRFAPPQFATTYGLFARAFAQRYGHQITYYEVWDQPNIFPHWGERPIDPAQYVHLLKIAAKELRKSDTDAIVFCAGLAPNTESGGRNMSEVLFLRGIYQAGGRGYFDVLAAKPYGFWSGPDDRRVSPQVLNFSRLILLREEMVRHGDSEVPIWAVEFGWNALPQDWTGRPSPWGTDEVATQTKRTVEAIQRARQEWGWLGVMCWAQLQPAVSVDDPLWGFALLGPDSAPTPFYWALHHAISVPVARIKVDNTFYYLRLLLVGVMALLSLMVLIRMWPLSPWGALLRHLAVAYQRAPQWVQWALPALLLALYYFLPWSMASLLALALSGMLIYLRLDIGLTYLVFSIPFFLRPKVLFGKSFSLVEVLTLLCTAIWMLAWLRQRWRAEGSSDLTKLKLWLGMDLLPLNAMDWAVIAFVCIAALSLLVSTNRGVSIREFRVIIIEPALLYLLLRQVPFSKEQFLRLVDALLLAGLAMSILGLNQYFFSGDVIIAEGVRRVRGIYASPNNLSLLLGRIIPFGLSVPLVGNTWRRRLYGIGLLPLVFCLFLTYSRGGWLLSFPAAALTVGLLRGRRTTLVAIAMIALCLLMLLPLVGTERIVSLLDLKQGTTFRRIKLWEATVAMIHDHPITGVGLDNFLYRYPEYMRPEAWQEPDLSHPHNIVLDYWTRLGIGGVAVLFWLEAAFFKTALRLYRNLPDGDERAIILGLLGSMAGMVAHGLIDNSYFLVDLAFVFFLSFGLIRAMDARHPLADCALDSSRRIQSA, encoded by the coding sequence ATGCAGAGGGGTGTCCTCCAAGAGACGTTGCCGGCGTTGCAGGAGTGCGCTGGTGATCAGTACGGTGTGAACGTTGCCCTCGAGCAATATGCTTCTGAAGAGGATTTGCAGCGAGTTCTCCGCTTGATCCAGGAAGGAGGCTTCCACTGGATACGGCAACATTTTCCCTGGGCGGAGATCGAGCCATTGCCAGGCGAATACCACTGGGAAATCTGGGATCGGATTGTAGGAGCTGCTAACAAGCTGGGTCTCGAGATTATAGCAGTATTAGACACCACCCCTGCATGGGCGCGTGCTCCCATAGATAGGGATAACCGCTTTGCCCCTCCCCAGTTTGCCACCACATATGGTTTGTTCGCGCGTGCTTTTGCCCAACGCTATGGTCACCAAATCACTTATTACGAAGTGTGGGACCAACCGAATATCTTCCCCCATTGGGGGGAACGCCCGATTGATCCTGCCCAATATGTGCATCTCCTGAAGATCGCTGCCAAGGAGTTAAGAAAATCAGATACTGATGCTATCGTGTTCTGTGCCGGCCTTGCTCCAAACACAGAGAGCGGTGGGCGCAACATGAGCGAAGTGCTCTTTTTACGTGGAATCTATCAAGCGGGTGGCCGAGGCTATTTCGATGTGTTGGCTGCGAAGCCGTATGGTTTCTGGAGCGGCCCGGACGACCGCCGTGTCAGTCCACAGGTGCTTAATTTTTCACGGCTCATTCTGCTGCGCGAAGAAATGGTGCGACATGGTGACAGTGAGGTCCCTATTTGGGCTGTGGAATTCGGTTGGAATGCCCTGCCCCAGGATTGGACGGGACGGCCTTCACCTTGGGGCACGGATGAAGTGGCAACACAGACCAAACGCACGGTGGAAGCGATTCAGCGCGCCCGACAAGAATGGGGCTGGCTGGGGGTAATGTGTTGGGCACAGCTTCAGCCGGCTGTGTCTGTAGATGATCCTCTATGGGGCTTTGCCCTGCTTGGCCCCGATTCCGCACCTACTCCTTTCTACTGGGCTCTGCATCATGCTATCTCTGTGCCCGTTGCCAGGATTAAAGTAGATAATACCTTTTACTATCTGCGCCTTCTGTTAGTAGGGGTGATGGCGTTGCTCTCTCTAATGGTACTGATACGTATGTGGCCACTTTCACCTTGGGGAGCATTGCTCCGCCATTTGGCTGTTGCCTATCAACGGGCGCCACAGTGGGTACAGTGGGCATTGCCAGCATTGTTACTGGCACTATACTACTTCTTGCCTTGGAGTATGGCGAGTCTGCTGGCACTGGCGCTCAGTGGCATGCTCATTTATCTGCGTTTGGATATTGGGCTAACCTATCTGGTGTTCTCCATTCCGTTTTTCCTGCGTCCCAAAGTGCTCTTCGGCAAGTCGTTCTCGCTAGTTGAGGTATTGACTTTGCTGTGTACTGCTATTTGGATGTTGGCGTGGTTACGTCAGCGCTGGAGGGCTGAAGGAAGCTCTGACTTGACAAAGCTGAAGCTTTGGTTAGGCATGGACTTGCTCCCCCTGAATGCAATGGATTGGGCGGTCATCGCCTTTGTCTGCATTGCAGCGCTATCCTTGTTGGTCTCGACGAACCGTGGTGTCAGTATCCGCGAATTCCGTGTGATCATCATTGAACCAGCGCTTTTGTACCTTCTGCTTCGCCAAGTTCCATTTAGCAAGGAGCAGTTTCTGCGCCTTGTGGATGCCTTGCTGCTGGCGGGGCTTGCGATGTCAATCCTCGGACTAAATCAATACTTTTTCAGCGGCGATGTGATCATAGCCGAGGGCGTGCGTCGAGTTCGGGGAATCTATGCCTCACCGAATAACCTCAGTTTACTACTTGGACGTATCATCCCGTTTGGGCTTTCTGTTCCCCTCGTCGGGAACACATGGAGACGCCGCCTATATGGCATTGGTTTGCTTCCCCTCGTGTTTTGCCTGTTTCTCACCTATTCGCGAGGGGGTTGGCTGTTGAGCTTTCCTGCAGCCGCGCTGACTGTTGGACTCTTGCGCGGGCGACGCACCACCCTTGTTGCCATTGCGATGATTGCCCTGTGTCTGCTGATGCTCCTGCCCCTGGTCGGTACAGAGCGCATTGTCTCCCTGCTCGACCTAAAGCAAGGCACGACTTTCCGTCGCATTAAGCTCTGGGAAGCAACAGTAGCCATGATTCATGATCATCCTATCACTGGAGTAGGACTCGACAACTTCCTTTATCGCTATCCTGAATACATGCGGCCCGAAGCATGGCAGGAGCCAGACTTGTCTCATCCGCACAACATCGTTCTGGATTACTGGACCCGCCTCGGGATTGGAGGAGTGGCGGTTTTGTTCTGGCTGGAAGCCGCATTTTTCAAAACGGCTTTGCGTCTATACCGAAATTTGCCCGATGGCGATGAGCGTGCTATCATTCTAGGGCTTCTTGGCAGTATGGCGGGCATGGTGGCACATGGCTTGATTGATAACTCCTATTTTCTGGTGGACCTCGCCTTTGTCTTTTTCTTAAGCTTTGGCTTGATACGGGCAATGGACGCTAGGCATCCTCTTGCGGATTGTGCTCTAGACTCTTCTCGAAGAATCCAATCTGCGTGA
- a CDS encoding glycosyltransferase family 2 protein — protein sequence MRNKKQVRVDVVIPVYNEEADLERSITTLRQFLKEHVDYDWRIVIADNASRDRTLEIAQELSARYPGEVTYIHLDQKGRGRALRKAWTESDADIVSYMDVDLSTDLSAFPPLIDSLIDSEYDVAIGSRLKKGAQVQRGLKREIISRIYNLMIKVMFFNRFSDAQCGFKAVTRRVVRDIVPLVKDQAWFFDSELLLLAERMGYKIYEVPVKWRDDPDSRVNIVNTAWEDIKGLFRVRFSNVGKKVG from the coding sequence ATGCGGAATAAGAAACAAGTGCGAGTTGATGTAGTGATTCCAGTTTACAACGAAGAGGCTGACCTGGAACGGAGCATTACTACCTTGCGTCAATTCCTTAAGGAGCATGTGGATTACGACTGGCGCATCGTCATCGCTGATAATGCTTCACGGGATAGGACTCTGGAGATCGCGCAGGAGTTGAGCGCACGTTACCCTGGCGAAGTGACCTATATCCACTTGGATCAGAAAGGGCGTGGACGCGCTCTGCGCAAGGCTTGGACGGAGAGCGATGCAGACATTGTCAGTTATATGGATGTTGACCTGTCCACAGACCTTAGCGCATTTCCTCCCCTGATTGATTCCCTGATTGACAGCGAGTACGATGTGGCGATTGGCTCGCGCCTGAAGAAGGGAGCGCAAGTGCAGCGCGGGCTGAAGCGCGAAATTATCTCACGCATCTATAACTTGATGATCAAGGTGATGTTTTTCAACCGCTTTTCCGATGCTCAATGCGGTTTCAAAGCAGTGACACGGCGGGTAGTGCGCGATATAGTGCCATTGGTTAAGGATCAAGCCTGGTTCTTTGACAGCGAGTTGCTGCTGCTTGCTGAACGCATGGGCTACAAAATCTACGAAGTGCCAGTCAAGTGGCGGGATGACCCGGATAGCCGGGTCAATATCGTGAACACCGCCTGGGAAGACATCAAAGGACTTTTCCGGGTGCGTTTTAGCAATGTTGGCAAGAAAGTGGGATAG
- a CDS encoding SDR family oxidoreductase, with amino-acid sequence MRILITGGAGFLGSHLCDRFLSEGHYVIAMDNLITGSVRNIEHLAGHERFRFIKQDVTEYLYLEGPLDAILHFASPASPIDYLQYPIQTLKVGALGTHKTLGLARAKGARFLLASTSEVYGDPEVHPQREDYWGHVNPIGPRGVYDEAKRFAEALTMAYHRYHSVETRIARIFNTYGPRMRLDDGRAVPNFIGQALRGEPLTVYGDGLQTRSFCFYSDLIEGVYRLLQSDYAEPVNLGNPSEIKLLDFALLINELVGNKAGIVYKPLPKDDPKQRQPDITRARQILGWEPKIGLEEGLRVTIEWFQQALQSSC; translated from the coding sequence ATGCGCATTCTCATAACGGGTGGTGCGGGATTCCTTGGTTCGCATCTTTGCGACCGTTTTCTAAGTGAAGGTCATTACGTCATCGCGATGGACAATCTGATCACGGGCAGCGTGCGCAACATTGAGCATTTGGCTGGCCATGAGCGGTTTCGTTTTATCAAGCAGGATGTGACCGAGTACCTCTATCTGGAGGGGCCACTGGATGCCATTCTGCACTTTGCTTCCCCTGCTAGCCCTATTGATTACCTCCAGTACCCGATTCAGACCCTCAAAGTCGGGGCGTTGGGTACGCACAAGACACTGGGGTTGGCACGAGCAAAGGGTGCGCGCTTTCTTCTGGCCTCCACCTCCGAGGTCTATGGGGATCCCGAAGTACATCCGCAGAGGGAGGATTACTGGGGCCATGTCAATCCCATTGGTCCGCGGGGGGTATATGACGAGGCAAAGCGCTTTGCCGAGGCTTTGACCATGGCCTATCATCGTTATCATAGCGTAGAGACTAGGATTGCGCGCATCTTCAATACTTATGGCCCGCGCATGCGGCTGGATGACGGTCGTGCTGTACCCAATTTCATTGGTCAGGCTCTGCGTGGCGAACCATTGACCGTGTACGGCGATGGCTTGCAAACACGCAGTTTCTGTTTTTATTCGGACTTGATCGAGGGGGTCTATCGGTTACTGCAATCGGATTATGCTGAGCCAGTCAATCTGGGCAATCCGAGCGAAATCAAACTACTTGACTTTGCCTTGCTCATCAACGAACTGGTAGGTAATAAAGCAGGCATCGTCTATAAGCCGCTGCCTAAGGATGACCCGAAGCAGCGTCAGCCGGATATCACACGGGCACGGCAAATCCTGGGATGGGAGCCCAAGATTGGTTTGGAAGAAGGCTTGCGAGTGACGATCGAGTGGTTCCAGCAGGCTTTGCAGAGTTCCTGCTGA
- a CDS encoding alpha/beta hydrolase — translation MPTNTDPETKLLRSPSGIPYVDWGGQGPLVHFAHANGFPPGTYSAFVKLLIPQFHVLGMECRALWGNQDPAQFRHWRELGDDLARFLLEMQWHGVVAIGHSLGAVTSLLCAVAHAELIRALVLIDPVILPPHLAPVWALAMSLRLNRRAHLPTGARRRRMEWPNKEVLFRAYRAAPVFARWQDDFLRDYITSGTKEHPSGSVYLRYPREWEARIFETVPPDVWLDIPRLRRLPLLVIRGQHSDTYTKSAMRWMQWLLPHGRFLEIEGADHFVPMSKPEETAEAIRSFVKNQ, via the coding sequence TTGCCAACCAATACTGATCCTGAAACCAAGTTGCTCCGTTCGCCTAGCGGGATTCCTTATGTAGATTGGGGTGGGCAAGGCCCTCTTGTGCATTTTGCCCATGCCAATGGATTTCCTCCAGGCACTTACAGTGCCTTTGTCAAGCTGCTGATTCCGCAGTTCCATGTACTGGGTATGGAATGTCGGGCACTATGGGGCAACCAGGATCCCGCTCAATTTCGTCACTGGCGTGAGCTGGGTGATGACCTAGCCCGCTTTCTACTGGAGATGCAATGGCATGGTGTGGTTGCTATCGGACACTCCCTAGGAGCTGTTACGAGCCTGCTTTGCGCTGTGGCTCACGCAGAACTGATCCGCGCCCTAGTGCTAATTGACCCAGTTATCCTACCGCCCCATCTGGCTCCAGTCTGGGCGCTGGCTATGTCTCTACGCCTCAACCGACGGGCGCACCTTCCGACGGGAGCGCGACGCAGGCGGATGGAGTGGCCAAACAAAGAGGTTTTGTTTAGAGCTTACCGTGCCGCTCCCGTCTTTGCCCGCTGGCAGGATGACTTCTTGCGCGACTATATCACCAGTGGAACCAAGGAACACCCTTCAGGTAGTGTGTATCTGCGCTATCCACGGGAATGGGAAGCACGCATCTTTGAGACCGTCCCTCCGGACGTCTGGTTGGATATTCCGCGCCTTCGACGCTTGCCCTTGCTGGTGATCCGCGGCCAACATTCCGACACGTACACAAAAAGCGCCATGCGATGGATGCAGTGGCTCTTGCCGCATGGCAGATTCCTGGAAATAGAGGGGGCAGACCACTTTGTTCCGATGAGCAAACCAGAGGAGACAGCGGAAGCGATCCGCTCTTTCGTCAAAAATCAGTAG
- a CDS encoding SIS domain-containing protein, translated as MSHLYDEIHEQPEVIARLISEESARIAGVADELRQRQIRYIMIAARGTSDNAATYGKYLFASILRLPVALAAPSLYTIYHTPPRTGQDALVIGISQSGESPDIIAVVDEARRQGACTLAITNEPNSPLARSAEFVIACHAGKEMSVAASKTYTAQLTALALLAAFWSGDKQRKSQINYLPEAVSRTLAVANDVRARIDRYRYMETCLILGRGYNYATAFEIALKMKELSYVLIEAYSSADFMHGPIAVVEQGFPVILVAPSGEVYPDILALARELHEKGAEFIAISDRREALDLAITPLQLPVTVPEWLSPITCVIPGQLLAHDLTLAKGYDPDHPRGLRKVTLTH; from the coding sequence ATGAGCCATCTCTATGACGAAATTCACGAACAACCTGAGGTCATCGCCCGACTCATCAGTGAAGAAAGTGCGCGGATTGCTGGGGTCGCCGATGAATTGCGCCAGCGTCAGATTCGCTACATCATGATCGCTGCCCGGGGCACCTCAGACAACGCGGCAACCTATGGAAAATACCTCTTTGCCAGTATTCTTCGTCTGCCAGTTGCTCTTGCTGCCCCTTCGCTCTATACCATCTATCATACTCCTCCACGTACTGGACAGGATGCGCTGGTCATTGGCATATCACAATCCGGCGAGTCACCGGACATCATTGCGGTTGTGGATGAAGCCCGACGGCAAGGAGCCTGTACGCTGGCGATCACCAATGAACCTAACTCGCCCCTGGCCCGATCGGCTGAATTCGTTATTGCCTGTCATGCTGGGAAGGAGATGAGTGTAGCTGCCAGCAAAACGTACACGGCACAGCTTACCGCTCTGGCGCTATTGGCTGCTTTCTGGAGCGGAGACAAGCAGAGAAAATCGCAGATCAACTATTTGCCCGAAGCGGTCAGCAGGACATTGGCTGTAGCAAACGACGTGCGGGCACGTATTGATCGCTATCGGTATATGGAGACATGTCTCATCCTAGGGCGCGGATACAACTACGCCACCGCTTTCGAGATCGCGCTCAAGATGAAGGAACTAAGCTACGTTCTGATTGAGGCGTATTCTTCAGCAGATTTTATGCACGGTCCAATCGCCGTTGTTGAGCAAGGATTCCCTGTTATCCTGGTAGCCCCTTCCGGTGAAGTATATCCAGACATATTGGCTCTCGCGCGTGAATTGCATGAAAAGGGAGCAGAGTTCATTGCGATCTCCGATCGACGCGAGGCTTTAGACTTGGCTATCACCCCACTGCAACTGCCCGTTACAGTCCCTGAATGGCTCTCGCCAATCACTTGCGTCATCCCTGGTCAGTTGCTAGCACATGACCTCACGCTAGCGAAAGGATACGACCCAGACCATCCACGCGGATTGCGCAAGGTGACATTGACGCACTGA
- a CDS encoding segregation/condensation protein A yields MSSNSQPASATPDKTHPYHVKLEVFEGPLDLLLHLIEKQELDITRISLVTVTDQYLEYISTPGRISAENLAEFLVVAAKLLLIKSRALLPAPPVTAEGEQEDVGEELARQLLEYKRCKELAQQLREREELGLRTYLRIASLPRLERQLDLTDISLEDLIEAARQALSLEPIGEPVGEIVAPLTVTIADRIEHIESLLAKNKTLSFSSLLREAGSRPVIIITFLALLELIKAGRVQVQQERLFGEILIFRAETLQPAPTVQHPQQQ; encoded by the coding sequence ATGTCAAGTAACTCACAGCCAGCCAGTGCTACACCGGACAAGACACATCCTTATCACGTTAAGTTGGAGGTGTTCGAGGGGCCACTTGATCTGTTGCTGCATCTTATCGAAAAGCAAGAGCTAGATATCACCAGAATATCATTAGTAACGGTTACTGACCAGTACCTGGAATACATTAGTACCCCTGGTCGCATCAGCGCAGAGAATCTAGCTGAGTTCCTGGTCGTAGCGGCAAAACTGCTGTTGATCAAGTCGCGTGCGTTGCTGCCCGCTCCTCCCGTCACCGCCGAGGGAGAGCAAGAGGACGTGGGAGAAGAACTGGCCCGCCAGTTGCTGGAATACAAGAGATGCAAGGAACTGGCGCAACAACTGCGGGAAAGGGAGGAGCTAGGGCTGCGCACATACTTGCGCATTGCCTCGCTGCCACGTTTGGAACGACAACTTGATCTGACGGATATCTCCCTCGAAGACCTTATCGAAGCGGCGCGCCAGGCGCTGTCGTTGGAACCAATAGGGGAGCCGGTGGGCGAAATCGTCGCGCCGCTCACGGTAACCATCGCTGACAGAATTGAGCACATAGAATCATTGCTGGCAAAAAACAAAACCCTTAGTTTCAGCAGTTTGTTGCGCGAAGCTGGATCCCGCCCAGTGATCATTATCACTTTTCTGGCGCTCCTGGAATTGATCAAGGCTGGTCGTGTGCAGGTACAACAAGAGCGTTTATTCGGTGAAATACTGATCTTTCGCGCAGAAACGCTGCAGCCAGCACCGACTGTGCAGCATCCCCAGCAGCAATAG
- the vanZ gene encoding VanZ family protein yields the protein MLNTTKTNPLHRILVWLWYWLPPLLLMAFIFYVSSQPRLPQAPGPRVDALLKKLAHFGEYTLLFILFARAFRRTQSVDRAMFTSLLATAAYAITDEAHQAFVPGRHANWYDVLIDISGGLLLLGMLHSRCWLQRFCAKDQYFTE from the coding sequence ATGCTAAATACAACGAAAACAAATCCTCTGCACAGAATCCTTGTCTGGCTGTGGTATTGGCTGCCGCCATTATTGCTCATGGCCTTTATCTTCTACGTGTCCTCCCAGCCCCGTTTGCCCCAGGCTCCCGGGCCACGTGTGGATGCTTTGCTGAAGAAATTGGCGCATTTTGGCGAGTACACCTTGCTCTTTATCTTATTCGCGCGCGCTTTTCGCCGCACTCAGAGCGTGGACAGGGCCATGTTCACCTCGTTGTTGGCGACGGCGGCTTATGCCATCACCGATGAAGCGCACCAGGCATTTGTGCCCGGAAGACACGCAAACTGGTACGACGTCCTCATAGATATCAGTGGAGGCCTATTGCTGCTGGGGATGCTGCACAGTCGGTGCTGGCTGCAGCGTTTCTGCGCGAAAGATCAGTATTTCACCGAATAA
- a CDS encoding glycosyltransferase family 4 protein, with amino-acid sequence MEPKRTMAVRALPLGKALAARGHQVVMLLPPWDQPQDAGKEWMEDGVYVYNVPLSPRIPLWRHLMLAWRLLRATLKHNPHVIHCFKPKSYAGLVAWAVWQMKRIGRVKAKLVVDTDDWEGPGGWNELGDYSWAQKRFFAWQERWGLTHCDAVTVASRALETIVWSLGVPPAKVYYLPNGWWPEGYAASPPEVASLRQQYGLGNAPVALLYTRFFEFRIERALAIMEGVLAEVPEARWLIVGKGFFGEEEQLLAIIREHELARYIVYAGWVPPQELAAHFALAQVAIYPFDDTLINRTKCAVKLIDLLAAGVPVVAERVGQNAEYIEHGVSGLLINPGETERFIEAVVRLLRDQDLAKRLGMVAQEHIQSEFAWHRLAKRAEIAYQIST; translated from the coding sequence ATGGAACCGAAACGTACGATGGCTGTACGGGCTTTACCTCTAGGTAAAGCGCTGGCGGCACGCGGTCACCAGGTCGTTATGCTTCTACCTCCATGGGATCAGCCCCAAGATGCAGGAAAAGAGTGGATGGAAGATGGAGTCTACGTGTACAATGTACCGCTGTCGCCACGCATCCCGCTGTGGCGACACCTTATGCTTGCTTGGCGCTTATTGCGGGCAACACTAAAGCACAATCCCCATGTCATCCATTGCTTCAAACCCAAGTCCTACGCTGGCTTGGTCGCCTGGGCAGTATGGCAAATGAAACGAATTGGGCGGGTTAAAGCCAAGCTCGTGGTAGACACTGACGATTGGGAAGGCCCCGGCGGTTGGAATGAATTAGGAGACTACTCCTGGGCACAAAAGCGCTTCTTCGCTTGGCAAGAACGGTGGGGACTAACACATTGCGATGCGGTTACAGTGGCCAGCCGAGCACTAGAAACGATTGTCTGGAGCCTGGGTGTGCCTCCTGCTAAAGTATACTACCTGCCAAATGGCTGGTGGCCAGAAGGGTATGCAGCGTCACCGCCTGAAGTAGCTTCGCTTCGTCAACAATACGGATTAGGCAATGCACCCGTGGCACTGCTCTATACGCGCTTTTTCGAATTTCGCATTGAGCGTGCTCTGGCAATTATGGAAGGAGTGCTGGCAGAGGTGCCCGAGGCTCGCTGGCTCATCGTAGGCAAAGGATTCTTTGGAGAGGAAGAACAATTGCTGGCAATAATCCGTGAGCATGAGTTGGCACGGTATATTGTCTACGCGGGCTGGGTGCCACCCCAGGAACTAGCAGCTCATTTTGCACTGGCACAAGTAGCCATTTACCCATTCGATGACACACTGATCAACCGTACCAAATGTGCTGTGAAGCTCATTGACTTGTTGGCCGCGGGGGTTCCAGTTGTTGCCGAACGGGTGGGTCAGAACGCTGAATACATCGAGCACGGTGTTTCAGGCCTGCTTATCAATCCAGGAGAAACTGAGCGCTTTATAGAGGCTGTAGTCCGCTTGCTACGCGATCAAGACCTGGCCAAACGCCTAGGCATGGTGGCACAAGAGCATATCCAGAGCGAATTTGCCTGGCACAGACTGGCCAAGCGGGCAGAGATAGCGTATCAAATCTCCACTTGA
- a CDS encoding 16S rRNA (cytidine(1402)-2'-O)-methyltransferase, with product MSEPGRLFVVAVPIGHPKDITLRAIEVLRSVAGVICEEYREGSTVLSKLGIQNELIVLNEHNEKTESARIVELLAQGKSLALISDCGTPVFADPGHFLLHVVVQAGIPVVPVPGPSSLTAALSVCDFPMEQFVFGGFLPRERDRRLRELERLRVIHLPVILMDTPYRMVALLKDVAQVFGSRHQVLLACDLTLPSERIYRGEVQDVLKQIEKRKSEFVLILR from the coding sequence GTGTCTGAACCAGGGCGTCTATTCGTGGTGGCTGTGCCGATAGGGCATCCCAAAGACATCACCCTGAGAGCCATTGAGGTACTGCGGAGCGTTGCTGGGGTTATTTGTGAGGAGTACCGTGAAGGCAGCACCGTGCTGTCAAAACTGGGCATCCAGAACGAACTCATCGTTCTGAACGAGCACAACGAGAAAACTGAGTCAGCAAGGATTGTGGAACTACTGGCACAAGGCAAGTCACTGGCTCTGATTTCAGATTGTGGCACGCCAGTGTTTGCTGATCCTGGGCATTTCCTATTGCACGTAGTAGTGCAAGCAGGTATACCCGTTGTCCCTGTACCTGGCCCGTCTTCGCTCACAGCGGCGCTATCTGTATGCGATTTTCCAATGGAGCAGTTCGTCTTTGGTGGTTTCTTGCCACGCGAGAGGGACAGGCGTCTACGGGAATTGGAACGCTTGCGCGTTATTCACTTACCTGTCATCCTGATGGACACGCCATACCGCATGGTGGCTCTATTGAAAGATGTTGCGCAGGTATTTGGTAGCAGGCACCAAGTCTTGCTGGCTTGCGATCTCACGCTTCCTTCCGAGCGCATCTATCGAGGGGAAGTGCAAGACGTATTGAAACAAATCGAAAAGCGAAAGAGCGAGTTTGTCCTGATCCTGCGATAG